In the Euphorbia lathyris chromosome 5, ddEupLath1.1, whole genome shotgun sequence genome, one interval contains:
- the LOC136229497 gene encoding putative potassium transporter 12: protein MEDRIEESSVRLLGSTSSGGGGGGGGESRWVDGSEVDSESPPWSLLEENESREGYGSIRRRLVKKPKRADSFDVEAMEIAGSPDHHSKDLSTWSNIALAFQTLGVVYGDMGTSPLYVFADVFSKVNIESEVDILGALSLVMYTIALVPLAKYVFVVLKANDNGEGGTFALYSLISRYANVSMLPNRQQADEHISSFKLKLPTPELERALKIKDSLEKKSYLKTALLLLVLMGTSMVIGDGILTPAISVMSAMSGLQGEISGFGTSALVIVSIVVLVALFSIQCFGTGKVGFLFAPVLALWFFSLASIGLYNLVTHDISVLRAFNPAYIYFFFKKNSTDAWSALGGCVLCITGAEAMFADLGHFNVKAIQIAFSCVVFPCLLLAYMGQASYLMKYPESSSKIFYASVPGSLFWPIFVIATIAAMIASQAMISATFSCVKQSMALGCFPRLKIVHTSRKRMGQIYIPVINYFLMIMCIVVVSIFQSTTDIANAYGIAEVGVMIVSTTLVTLVMLLIWQTNLFLALLFPLIFGTVELVYLSAVLSKIREGGWLPLVFASWFLCVMYIWNYGSVLKYQSEVREKISMDFMHDLGSTLGTVRVPGIGLLYNELVHGVPSIFGQFLLSLPAIHSTIVFVCIKYVPVPVVPQEERFLFRRVCPKDYHMFRCVARYGYKDIRKEDHHAFEQLLVESLEKFLRREAQDLALESNLNELDLDSVSVQSRDSDELRIPLMHDQKVAEGGTSVSEETSLALPSSVMAGDEDPSLEYELAALKEARDSGFTYLLAHGDVRAKKNSFFVKKLVVNYFYAFLRKNCRGGAATMRVPHMNILQVRMSYMV, encoded by the exons ATGGAAGATCGGATTGAGGAGAGCAGTGTGAGGTTGCTCGGAAGTACTAGcagtggtggtggtggtggtggaggaggtgAATCTAGATGGGTGGATGGAAGTGAAGTGGATTCAGAGTCACCTCCATGGTCTTTGCTTGAAGAGAATGAAAGTAGAGAAGGGTATGGATCTATTAGGAGGAGGCTTGTCAAGAAGCCCAAAAGAGCTGATTCTTTTGATGTTGAAGCCATGGAAATTGCTGGTTCTCCTGACCATCACTCAAAG GATCTCTCCACTTGGAGCAATATTGCGTTGGCCTTTCAAACGCTTGGTGTGGTGTATGGTGATATGGGAACAAGCCCCTTATATGTCTTTGCTGATGTGTTTAGTAAGGTTAACATTGAATCCGAAGTTGATATCTTGGGGGCTTTATCGTTAGTCATGTACACAATTGCTCTTGTTCCTTTAGCGAAATATGTTTTCGTAGTACTTAAAGCAAATGATAATGGGGAAG GAGGAACATTTGCTCTGTACTCACTGATTTCCAGATATGCAAATGTCAGTATGCTGCCAAATCGTCAGCAAGCTGATGAACATATCTCGAGTTTTAAGCTCAAATTGCCAACTCCTGAGTTAGAGAGagctttaaaaataaaagactcTCTGGAGAAGAAGTCATACTTGAAAACTGCTCTCTTGCTATTGGTTCTCATGGGAACTTCCATGGTCATAGGAGATGGGATTCTAACCCCTGCAATATCAG TGATGTCTGCTATGAGTGGTCTGCAGGGTGAAATATCTGGATTTGGCACAA GTGCACTAGTTATTGTCTCTATCGTTGTTCTGGTGGCTTTGTTCAGCATACAGTGTTTTGGTACTGGCAAAGTGGGTTTCTTGTTCGCTCCTGTACTTGCTTTGTGGTTCTTCTCTCTGGCTTCTATTGGATTGTACAATCTTGTAACACATGATATTAGCGTCCTGAGGGCATTCAATCCCGCttatatctatttcttcttcaagaagaacaGTACTGATGCATGGTCCGCTCTTGGTGGTTGTGTTCTGTGCATTACAG GAGCAGAAGCAATGTTTGCTGATCTTGGGCATTTCAATGTGAAAGCCATACAGATTGCCTTCTCTTGTGTAGTATTTCCGTGTCTTCTCCTAGCTTACATGGGGCAGGCTTCATATTTAATGAAATACCCTGAATCTTCAAGCAAAATATTCTATGCTTCTGTGCCAG GTAGTCTTTTCTGGCCGATCTTCGTCATAGCTACCATTGCTGCAATGATCGCCAGCCAAGCTATGATTTCTGCTACATTTTCATGTGTGAAGCAGTCTATGGCTCTTGGATGCTTCCCGAGGCTTAAGATAGTTCACACATCAAGGAAGCGGATGGGTCAAATTTACATTCCTGTGATCAATTATTTCTTAATGATTATGTGCATagttgtggtttcaatctttcAAAGCACCACTGATATTGCCAATGCATACG GTATAGCCGAGGTTGGGGTGATGATTGTGAGCACAACGTTAGTGACTCTTGTTATGCTTTTAATTTGGCAGACCAATCTTTTCCTGGCATTATTGTTTCCGCTCATTTTCGGGACAGTAGAACTTGTGTACCTATCTGCTGTCCTATCGAAAATCAGAGAAGGCGGATGGCTCCCGCTCGTATTTGCTAGTTGGTTCCTCTGTGTTATGTACATTTGGAACTATGGGAGTGTATTAAAATACCAAAGTGAAGTAAGGGAGAAGATTTCCATGGACTTCATGCATGATCTTGGCTCCACTCTGGGGACTGTTAGAGTTCCTGGAATCGGATTGCTATACAACGAGCTTGTCCACGGTGTTCCCTCGATCTTCGGACAGTTCTTACTGAGTCTTCCCGCGATTCACTCTACAATAGTATTTGTTTGTATCAAGTATGTACCTGTTCCAGTAGTTCCTCAAGAGGAAAGATTTCTTTTCCGAAGAGTTTGCCCGAAAGACTACCATATGTTCCGGTGCGTTGCCAGATACGGTTACAAAGACATTCGGAAAGAAGATCACCACGCGTTCGAGCAACTCTTGGTTGAAAGCCTCGAGAAGTTTTTACGAAGAGAGGCACAAGATTTAGCATTGGAGAGCAATCTGAATGAGTTGGACTTGGATAGTGTATCAGTGCAGTCAAGGGATTCTGATGAGCTAAGGATACCGTTGATGCATGATCAGAAGGTAGCAGAAGGCGGAACTTCTGTTTCGGAAGAAACTTCGTTAGCGTTGCCATCGAGTGTAATGGCAGGGGATGAAGATCCAAGTCTAGAATATGAACTTGCAGCACTTAAAGAAGCAAGAGATTCAGGATTTACTTATTTGCTTGCTCATGGGGACGTACGAGCAAAGAAGAACTCGTTTTTCGTGAAGAAGCTCGTTGTTAACTACTTCTACGCGTTCTTGAGGAAGAATTGCAGAGGGGGAGCTGCAACAATGAGAGTTCCTCATATGAATATCTTGCAAGTTAGAATGTCATATATGGTGTAA